Within the Cinclus cinclus chromosome 12, bCinCin1.1, whole genome shotgun sequence genome, the region tgacTTCCAGCAGTGGCTCATGTAAGAGGGGAAAGAGCATTTTTGCTGTTGTGTGGACCAGAAGCATTTCCCTGTGCTCTTTGCTGTCCCTCCTGAAGGATCTCCATTTAGGGGGTGGCTCCCGTGGGAGCCCCACCCTGGGGTAAAGGTgtcccagggatggatgggacaTGGCAAGGGGCTGTTCCCTGGGGAGTTGAAGAGCCTGTGTAACCCGAGGCGCCGGAGGAATTCGCCAGGTCtgggggagaagggaaagcCTTGCCTGAAACAATAAAACGAGCCTGCTGAGTTTACCAGTGTTGTTTTGAGCTTGGAAAATATTATTGCTTGGCAAGAATAGGAGACGACAGCGTTTTCCTGGGCTGGACTTGGCGATACGGGAGGACCTGATGCTGGGAGGACACAGGGAGGAGGGTGCCAGACTGGGTGGAGGGACCACCACTGCCTGAAGCCACCTCTGCTTGCAAGCACAACGGTCTTTCTGATGAGGATGGAGCCACTGGGGCTGTATCCTGGTGCCACTGGGGCTGTATCCTGGTGCCACTGGCATCACCAGTTAAGGCAGTGAGTCTGCCCTTAAGCAGGGATAGGGTGTGTGATGGGGTGAAGGTGTCTGTTGTCCCCTTCTGGGGCTGGACCTTGTCTCTCTTGCAGGATGGGGCTTTATGTTGCTGGCCACCTCCTTGCTGGAAGTGACAAATGTCCCCCCAGCAAGAGCAGGACTTGGTATCCCAGTGTCCTGGCCTGTGGCAACTAGATTTGTCCCAGCACCACCTTCCCTCTTACAGGGGCATGTGGGAGATGCTTGGGCTGGGTGTTTCCCTGGGGTCAGCAGCAGTGGAGCAGTGGCTGGCAGTCTTCCGGGCTGGAGGGTGTttggggacagagctgtgctcatCAATGGTGctttgtcctcctcctcctcctctgtctgGCAGGCACAGTGGCCTGGCTTGGGGTCGGGATGGGTTTTCAGAGCACCATGAAGCTGAGCCATTCCCTCTGGCCCTCTCCCtctggcagctgtggcagctgtgTAGGCACCACCGTGCTGGCTTGATGACCCTGAAAGTAATTTCCCACTGGAAACCAGTTGAGCCACTGCCTCCGTGTCACCGCCACTGTGAGGGTCCCCTTGGCATCCCACAAAATTCAAGCTTGGTCTTGTTCTGAGGGCTTTGACTGTCAGACCCTGTTGCTTTGGGATGTGATGTCCATTCCTAGGATGCAGCCTGTCCATCCCTGGGATACGTCCATGCTGGTGTCTCTCCCCAGCTGCCTTGTCTGTGCCATGGTGGAAGCCTCCCTGTCAGTGAGTTCTGGTGGCAGTGGCAGCGGTGGGCTTTGTGTGGCAGTTTCCCCATGGCACTGGCTGAGTGCCTGCTATTGTGTGCTTGGCTGGcgcccagcagggacaggacctGCTTTCCTCCCACCCTGTGTTCGGTCTCACCATAATCCCAGCTCTGCATtagcccagcctggggctgatGGCACAGCCCAGCTTGCTGTGGCACAGCCACAGTAGAAGTCTGGGGTGGTTCAGCCAAACCCTGCTGAGGGTGGCAACCTTGCCAGGGACCCTGCTGCTTCTTGGCTCTGCAGCTTTGTCCTTGGCTGGCGAGGAGAGCAGCACTCCAGCCAGGCTGAGCCTGGGATGTCCATCCCTCCAGGAAGGGATGGAGACAGATGCTGCAGTCTGGAGTGActgtgagcagctctgctgactcCAGGACAACTTCATGTTACTCAGAAGCAGCAGCTAAGAGGAACCCTTGGGGCTGGTTTGGCTTCTGCTGATGCTTTCATCTCTTCCTGGCAGAGCTTTTAGGCACCAACCGCTCCATCCTCTTCTTTGGTCACCGTGGCTTCCTGGGCTTCCGCTCCCTCTACCTGGATGAGTATCGTGACCGGATCTTCATTGGGGGGAAGGATGTGCTCTACTCCCTACTCCTGGATGGGGCCAGTGCAGATGTCAAGGAGGTGAGCTGGGTGCTGCTGAGCATCCTGGAGTGTCTGTCCCCACCCTGACCCCCTGTGGAGCTGTCGGTGCCCAACTGAGCCAGGCAAAGTCACTCTGAAACAAgacctgccctggggacagcctcACCTCAAGTGCCTCAAAGTTATTCTGTAGATTTGTAGTGCCTGGCAAGGGCAGGCTGGCTGTGGTGGCTGGAGGGAAATTAGCTGGCAATTAGTCATTTCATCATGGAGACTGGTGGTGCAGCTCACCAATGATTCCTGGGTACTGAGCACTGTTTTGGACTCCACTTTTCTAAAAAACTTGGGAGATCAAATGCTGCCCATCCCCATCTGGGCATACCCTTCACAGGCCAAATATTCATCTGAAAGCCTGAAGAGACAAGGAGCTAAAGGTATCCATCACTGCAAGAAGTTGTGCCAGGGTTCACCTGGCAAAGTCCCCAGATCTCTCCTGCTTCCTTGGTGGGAGAGGTGATGGACCAGAATGATGGTGATGGGTGGTGGCTCCCCTCCTCTTACACCCTCTCCACTTTGACTTCTTGTTTTTCAAACACGGCTCTGGGATGTTTCTAGctgaagaaagaggaggaggaaatgaagTTCCCCTCGGCATGCTGGGTCACTGTGGTGGGGTCAGGGGCTTGTGTACCCTTTGTCCAAGAACTGCTAAAGGCTGTGGGGCACATGGACTCCATCACTCTTGCTGTCCCCTGTGCACCCTTTCCCCAGGCCACCCACAAGCTCACCCCCTTTCAGCTATCCCCAGGATgaccaccccaaatccatcccagtTGTGGGCTGTGACTGCCAGGTTGTATCTCCCCAGGAGCAAGGGTTGTAGGGtgggtgtcctgggctgggtgggctccagggagctgtggtccctctctctgtccctgtctccATGCCCTTGCCATTGGCAGCCTGGGGATGTGGATTTGCATGGCTAGGTCCCTGCTCCAACAGACCCTTTGTGTTCCAGATCTATTGGCCACCTCGCCCTGGGCAGACGGAGGAGTGTTTTCAAAAGGGGAAGGACCCAGGGGTGAGTCTCTCCCAtgtgtgctctgctctgagctggggggTCCCTTGTGCCAGATGGCTCCCCCATGTTGGGGCTGTGCCATGTTACCTGCCAGGGATAGCCCTGGGGCTCAGGGGCCAGTTAATCCTGGTGCaagagggaaactgaggcagggagtCTTTGGCCAATCCTGGCCATGCAAGAGGCTTGCTCCAGGCTCTGGAAATCCTGTCTCAgttgctctgctcagccctgtggCCACAGAGTGGTGGCCAGTGTGTCCCAGTGTGGCTGCATGAGCAGGCAGAGATAGCTGGGCTCTGGGACCAGAGCCTGGGGGGGACCAAAACCCCCACACTGTGCTCCAGTCCCCAGCAACACTGTCTGGCTGCCCCTGGCTATCCTGGCTGTCCCTGATAGTGGGAAATCTGTAACTGGCTCAGGTTCGGTTCCCTAAACCTTACCCCTCTTTGCATCCCCCTGCCCCACTATGAAACAGGACTGTGGTGGGGAGAAAGTCCCCAAGGCTCTCCTGGCCCAGACAAATTACTCCCAGGAGTCCCCGTTCTGCTCTCTGTGTTTATTTTACCCGCTCTCACCGACAAATCCAAGCCAGGGCAGGCTCAAcgttttgtttttcttgaacatattttttttttcacttgctaTTTTAGAGGCtctttgcagaaggaaaataaacagcaggAGGCTGGGAACCCCTGGGGCGGCTCGACAGTGGTGTTCCCAGCAGATGAGGGGCCTCGCATCCTGCTGTGGAGGGGACAAtggagggcaggcagggctggtgtTGGCCAGGGGGAGCTGCCAAGCTAATGGTGGAGAAGGATGGGAGCCCTTTTCCAATGAGAGCTACCAGTAGATAATTCACAAAGTCAGAGGTGGCAGGtctccagccctgggaatgTCATTGCTGCTGTCCCCCAGAGAAAGGGACAATTCCAGACAGCAGCGACCAGGACTGTTCTGGAGGCAGCCCAGGATGCCTGTGGGTCTCTGTCTCCACTGTTTCCTCCTTTTGTTTCATCCCTGGCGTAAGCAGGAACATGACAGGGAAGGATGTCCCTGCATCTGGACATGTCCTGGGTGTCAGGGCTTTGGGGCAGGGTTTGAGCTTGCAGGGCAGGTGACGTTGCTCCCCTAGCTAGTGTGGACTGCGACAGGGTGAGTGCAcaggtgcctgtgggcaggagATGCCCAGGTGGCAACTGTATCCCATGTGGTTTCCCTGGGATGCTCTTGGTAGCAGGACAGCCAGTAAAAAGCCCTGTAGTTTTGCGATGGGCTGGTGTCCACCCAGCTGAAGTCCACATAAGCCCTGTCAGTGGGCACAGGCTgccaccccacatccctggcacCAGGCTGGAGGCAGGGAGCCTGGgtggagcccagggctggggctcacCCACTGTTATAGGGCCACAGGCAAGAagaggcagggagctgggggtgggcaAAGCACCAATACCTGTGACTTTcctctcccctgctgtccctccaGACTGACTGTGCCAACTATATCCGTGTGCTGCATCCCTACAACCGGACACACTTGCTGGCTTGTGGGACAGGTGCCTTCCACCCCATGTGCACCTTCGTCTATGTGGGGCACCGTGGTGAGGTagggcagcattcccagcaggacGACTCTGGAATGTAGATCCCATTGCCTGTGTCTCTCCTGAGGAGCCTTGGGGCTGCATGGGCACACTGGATGTGTAGTTTGCTTTAATCTGAATACTGGTGGGGGGGAGTATCAGGAACCAACTCCCTGTTGTCCCTTTGTCCTTCTGCTACCCTCTGTCCAGCTTTCCCACCTGTCTGGGATCCCTTTTATAGACATGTCCCCAGGGGCTGGtgtcctgccaggagctgaggCGGGGGtggcattttttcctctcccagctcactGCTTATAAATCAAGTTGGCTGGGGTGGAATGGCAGGACACCCCTCAGAGCCCTCCTCACAGCCTGGCCTTGTCTGGGCAGTGGGAGCTCTGTCTGTACCATGATGACTCTGACCAGGCAGGCAGGCAAGCAATGAGGCTGACTGGTCcccttcagctgctgcacacTCTTATAGGATCAGTCTTGCCACAAAAAGCTGGATCCTGCTTCCAGATGGTCCTTTGGGTGCACTGAGTGAGGTGCAAGTTGGGCAGGGATCAGAGCTGGTCCCTGcatgcccaggcagagcccaggacTCACCTGCCTGctctcctccccagcacacCTTCAGCTTGGACCCTGCCAACGTGGAGACCGGCCGGGGCAGGTGCCCACATGAGCCCAGCCGTGCTTTTGCCAGCACTGTCATCGGTGGGTTGTCTTCCTCAGCATCTGGGAGCCTCTGGGGTTTGTTCCAGGGATTGTGTCCATGCCAGCCAGCTGGGTGTTTTTGCAGGTGGGGAGCTGTACGCTGGCCTCACGGCTGATTTCCTGGGACGTGATGCCGGTGTTTTCCGCAGCATGGGGACCCGCTCTGCCCTGCGCACAGAGGTGGACCAGAGCTTACTCAACGGTAACAGCTTCCCTCtgccccccatttcccccagtaGGGCTAATGCCAGGGACCATGAACCTTGTGGCCAGAGCATCTGTGGCCTTGGTGCAGCATCCCCCATGCCAACTAAGAGCAGGGAGAGGCACCAAGGCAGCAAGGTCTGGGGGTGGTCCTGGCTGGCATCCAGATCCAGCATGGACTGGGGATCTGGAGGTGGTGGCTGTGCCCTCTCTCCCCACCTGATATGGCTGGCTCTTGCTTGTAGATCCCAAATTTGTGGCAGCCCACTTGATCCCAGACAACGATGACTGGGACAATGACAAAGCCTATTTCTTCTTCACGGAGAAGGTGGTGGAGGCAGACAGCAAGGAGCATGCCGTTGTCAGCCGTGTGGGGCGCGTCTGTGTGGTAAGATGCTGGTGGGGACTGtgggggacagggctgtgccaggtcACAGCAGGGGCCCTGAtactccctgtccctgcagaatGATGCTGGTGGTCAGAGGGTGCTGGTCAATAAGTGGAGTACCTTCAACAAGGCCCGGCTGGTGTGCTCTGTCCCTGGCCCTGGTGGCATCGACACCTACTTTGATGAACTGGGTAAGGTGTGAATGGAGCTTAATCTCACTGGGACTAGTCACTTATTTGGTGGTTACTCATTTAGTTGGATTTGAGGAAAAAACCTATACTTTCATTTCCAGAGGATGTCTTCTTGCTGAGGACGAAGGATGGGAAGAGCCCAGAGATCTATGCCCTTTTCAGCACTGTCAGGTGGGTGGCTCAGCTCCAGCATCTGGggacatccagctgcagctgcccatGACCTGCCCTGTCACTGTCACAAACGGTTGCTGGCGGCTCCCCTGGTCTGTAGGGGATGTCAGTGTTCCCACTGCTAGCAGTACCAAGCATGGCTCTGCTCAACCACCCTCTGTCCCCTTGCAGCCACGTtttccagggctctgctgtcTGTGTGTACCGCATGGCTGACATTCGGGAGGTCTTCAATGGGCCCTTTGCCCACCGAGAGAGCCCCCATCACCAGTGGGGTGCCTACGAGGGCAGGGTGCCCTACCCACGGCCAGGCGTGGTGAGTGTCGCCCTGGAGTTCCAGGTCTCCTCTGCTCCTCCAACTGCTCATCTGGGATGCTGATGGAGCCATCCCCTATCTTCTCACCTGATGGAGAGGTCAGCTGGTGGTTTGCCAAGGTCTGGCAAAGGGGTGGAAAAAAAGGATTACAAACTGGAAGGCAGAGAGGGACCCAAAACAGCTCTGAGGGGCGATGAAAGGGGAAGAAGTGATGGGTGCTGGGgtggctgggctgagctggtgccctcttgtccctgcagtgtcccagcAAGACCACCAACCAGCCCCGGCAGCAGTACAGCAGCACCAAGGACTTCCCTGACGAGGTGCTGCACTTCGCCCGTGCTCACCCCCTCATGTACAAGTCCGTGTACCCCCGGCACCGCCGGCCCCTCCTCGTGAAGACTGACCTGCCCCACCGGCTGCGCCAGCTCGCGGTGGACAgggtggaggctgaggatgggcAGCATGACATCCTCTTCCTCGGCAcaggtgagcagcaggagcagagtgcAGGAAGGAGTTGCAGAGCTGGGGGTCCCAATGGGCATCCCCACAGGCTGTATGATGCAGGGTGTTCACACCTCCATTCTCTTGACCCCAGATGCTGGCTCGGTGCTGAAGGTGGTGGTCATGCAGAAGACGAGCTCAGCCATGACTGAAGAAGTCATCCTGGAGGAGCTTCAGGTTTTTAAGGTGACGTTTACTGCCTGACTTGCAAGGGAGGGACAGTGAGGTGGGCTCAGTGAGGTGGGTGACGTGGAGATGGTGGCTCAGGGCTGTCACTCCATTGTTGGTCAATGGAAGGTCTCAGGGTTGTTAGGGAAGAGGGTGGCTGAGGGTATTTTCAccctccccaaaaaattcctgatTCTCTGCCAAGCCCTGGCAGCTCTGAATGAGCTGAGCTGTCTGTGGTGATGATTATATCAGCCTGATGTCCACTCCCCTCCTCCACAGGTGCCTGTGCCCATCACGCAGATGGAGATCTCTGTCAAGCGCGTGAGTACAGACATGGCTCAGCCGTGGGGCTGGGGACTGGGCAGGTGACCAGCTTTGGTCACCAGCCTCTTAAAACCATGTGATACTTGCCCTGGGGTGTCCTGGCTGGGCCCCCAGGTGCAAAGCCCATGGGGGTGGCCAGCATCACCACCTTGGTGCTGTTCCCCCAGCAAACACTCTACGTGGGCTCCAGCCTAGCGATGGCCCAGGTACGGCTGCACCAGTGTGAGTCCTATGGCACTGCTTGTGCCGAATGCTGCCTGGCCAGGGATCCCTACTGTGCCTGGGATGGCACTGCCTGCACCCACTACCAGCCTTCTGGCAAGCGCCGCCATCGCCGCCAGAATGCCCGCCACAGCAACCCTGCACACCAGTGTCTGGACCAGAACCTGACTGGTGAGACACTGGGGAACTCACAGGGCTGAGGGGCTCCTCCAGGTACCCCAAGATTCCTGACATGCACAGCCCTAGCACACAGAGGGGCTTGTAGCCATTCCACATGGGCATCCTCATCTGCCCATCTCATAGACCAGGGTATGCCCCAAGAGAAGGTGGGTGTTGCTGGGGCTGGGTCTGGACACTGCGAGAAAAGGGGATGAAGCCACATGGTGGCCAAGAGGGGCTGACATCAGGACAGGTGGaagcctggccctgccctccCTGTGAGCCTGTGCCTGTTTTTGCCCTAGTGGATGATTTTGAGAGTGTTGAGGAGAAGGTGCTTTATGGGGCAGAGGACAACAGCACCTTCCTGGAGTGTGTGCCCCGGTCCCCGCAGGCCAGCGTGCAGTGGTTTGTCCAGAGGCCCCCTGATGAGCAGCGGGATGAGGTGAGGCTCCCTTGCACCTGCTCCCCTtggggggacacgggagggATGTGGAGCCAGACCTGGACCCTCCCAACCTCATGGTGGCTGACAGGTAAAGACGGATGAGCGGATCCTGCAGACGGAGCATGGGCTGCTTTTCCGCAAGCTGCACCAGCACGACGCCGGCATCTACTACTGCAAAACGCTGGAGCACGGCTTCACCCAGACGGTGGCCAAGATCACCCTGGAGGTGATTGCCAGCGAGCAGCTGGCACACACCTTCCTCCGGGGGCGAGGTGATGAGCTCCCACACCTGCTCTGCCCCAAGTCCCGGCTGGTGCCACAGGCTCCCAAAACCTGGTTCAAGGACATCATGCACCTCATCAGCTCCCAAAACCCGCGGCAGGTGGAGGAGTACTGTGCCCGCCTCTGGTGCAGCAGCCGTCCTCACCACCGCAAGAGCAAACTAGCCCAGGCCAAGCTGGTCCTGGCTGGTGTGGATGTGGCCAAGAAGGGACGGACAGGCAAAGCCCACAGCGAGAGGAACCGTGTGCCCCGGCAAGCACCGGCCACTTAGAGAGGGCAGGGTAACATGTGGGGCAGCCGTGGGCAAGTACcagttccctgtgctgctcttgaCCTGGTGGGTGGCTTGTAGTGCTGCCAGCCTGATCTCCCCAGCTGGAGTAGATGGGCAGGTCCCTGTCACTCTCAGTGGCTGCAGGGTCACCTCACAAACAGGCAGTGAGGTGAGACACGTTGGCCCCCCCCTTGCTCTTGCAGGTGATGTAGCAGGTGGGGGCCGTAGTCCCTGGGtgggctggggcacagctgcGTGGTGCCACCCAGGCCATGCTGTCACCCAGGTGCTGGCTGGATCCCTCCATGAACACTGGGGCCATGtgtggtgctgtggggagcGGTTGATGGCTCCGGGCTCTCCACACCAGCACAGAGCCTGGGGAAGATGATGCCTGCTCATATGGGGGGAAAGCCAGCATCATCCCAAAAAGCCTCTGTGTGCAGGAAGAgccctgtcacctcctgtgcctggggagccagagctgtgctgtgccaacCAGGATCTATCCCAGGGGACAGGGCTCCTCCCTACCTTCCCTTGGCACTGGAATACACTCAGCAATGCCAGCCTATTCCTGGGTGCAGCTCTCCACTTCACGtctctctgccccacagccacAGTTTTagggctggacagggctggggagaaaagcaaacagctgTGGACAGGTTAGACCTGTTCCTGGGTAAACACTGGGAGAGACACTAATGCCACCACTGTCACTGTGCCCTGATGGGAGCAGGCACAGGCAGaaggcagccccagcagagTTTGGGGGGGGGCTGCACCACAGCTGGGGTGGTTTCTTCTGGttggtggccctgcagggctgggtggggcatgactggtttgggtgggctcctgctgcctggtgGAGCTAAACCAGCACCCAGGGCCTCCCTCAAATGCAGGGCTTGGGGGTAAATGCAGGGAGGGCACCTCCAGGCTACCAGCAAGGTGTTCCTTGCTTTCTTCATCAGACATGAGCTCACTCATGGTCAGCCTGGGGTGATAAAGATCTGCCCCTTCCTGAGGCAGGGCAGCCCCACACAATGGTGTGAACCATGGCCCGGCTGGGACAGCCATTGTTCAGAGCTGGAGGAacggaaaagaaaaataataataataaaaataataataataaaaggcCCTAAATAGCTCACACAAAGCCAGGTTGTGATATCATCTCCCTGTATGTGtttgtgctgcagcagtggCTTCCCAGGAGCAAAGTCCCTTGGGAGCACTGCCCCATCCCATGGAGACGGGTTAGGGGTCCTGGCccccttctccagctccctgtCCCACCTCTCCTGCAAACTTATGTGCGTCTCCCAGGATCAGAGAGCAGTGGTGAGGCTGGCAGGCTGGGACATGTCCTGCAGGGAGGAGAGTGGTGCTGGTAGCTCCGATTTTAGGAGTCAAGCACGTGGATTTGGATAATTGCAGGCCTGGGGGGCACAGGAGAACAACAGCCAACAAGAAGAGACAAGGAGGGACCTGGGTAAAAATGGAGAAATGAGAGACAGGAATCTGATTCCTCAGGGCCTGGACtaaacagctctgcagtgcctgCACTGACCCATGCTGGAACACCTGCACCCTTCTGCCTCTGAGTGACCCCTGTGTTTCACAGGGCAGGGTCTGGACTGCCCATTTTGGGGGAGGCAGCAAGAGGGGCCTGAGTGCTCTGCTGTGTATGGGACCTAGCCCTGAGGTGAACAGACTGGAGGTGACACCAGGGCTAGCAATGCTTCAAATTGATCAGGAACAGAGACCAGAAGCAAACAGTCCCCTAAAGAGTCCCTCCTTTTGGGGGGActttttccctgctcccagtATATCTCTGGGGTGGCTGAGCCTGGTCCTCCTGGCTAGATTTACCACTAAGGTTGGAACAGGAGAGATTTTTGTCAGGGTTGCACACAGCTTTCTGCAGGCTTCCAGCTTTGTCTCTGGTGATCACCAGCCAACTGAGGCAACCTGTGTCCCCAGAAACTTAAAGGGGCTGAACAGCCGTGAACACACCCTCATGCACCTGAGGGGTGGAAGGAGACATGGTCCATGGGCAGATCCAGTACTGTGCATCTCGGTTTCTGGAGAGGGGAGTGAGTCCTACCTGGGCTTGGCACTGCCCCAGGGGCAGGAGTGGGGTGAGGGAAGCACTTGGGACCAGGGCGTGCGTGGGAACAGCCAAAGAACAAAGCCATGGAGGGGAGGACAGGCCCAGCTGCCCATCCCACTCCTATTTTTATCCCACTTCCTAAGGAAGTGCAGCGCAGGGGCACACGCTCGCCCTGGGAGCCTTCCAGCCTCCAAGGCAGCCAAAGTGGAGCTGCTGGCCAGGTCAGGGCTggccccagccagcagccagccctCACACCTCGagacacaatcacagaatcgactgggttggaagagacccgtgagatcatcgagtccagcctCTGACCTAACACCACTACGTCAGCAGatcatggcactgagtgccacattcagcctttccttaaacacctccagggatggtgattccacatCTCCCTaagcagcccattccagtgtcTGATTATCCTTGCTGTgaataaattcttcctaatgtccaacaTGAACCTTGCCTGGAGCAGCTTAAGACTGTCCCCCTCATCCTATCTTTAGTTGCTtgggaggagaggctgagcaGCACAGTCCCTCATTACAGAGCCTCATCAGCAGGGCAGTCCAGGCTGCTGAGACTGAGTCCCGTCATCATCATCCCCAAACAAAGCAACCAGGCAGATAGACCCGTATTGTTGTTCttgctatatttttttctgtctgacaCACATTTTCAAAGACTCTGTTAGGAGCACTGGGCATGCCATCCTATGGGATGTTGCAAATTTCTGGTAGAGGCCACCTacccccagcagtgctgtgaacTGTTACAATGCGCAGATCGTCCTTGCAGGCATGGGGGCAGAACTAAAGAAGTATTCAAGTATCACAATTAAAACTTACAGGCATAAAATTACAGGCAAAAACTTCACAAGCATGTGCCATTAGCTATATTTCCTAGACAATAAAGGGAAGTAGCAGCATAGAGtgaggaaaggaagagaggtGGCCATCAGTCACCAGAAAACACACAGGAGTGAGATGTGAGAAACCCTATTGTTTTAGAGGCAGTAAACTCTAGACATCCATCCTTCCTGCACATGCTAGGCCAGAAAGAAGAACGCCCGAGCATTCCTTAGCGGAGCAGCTTTCCAGGGAATCCCGGGCCTTCCCCGGGGCCTGCGTGGCGCCCCCGCCCCTCGGACATCACGCGCCTGCGCGTGGCCACGTGTCGCGGCAGCGTGACGTCACCGCGCGCGATGACGCACAGGGGCGAGCGACCGTGGGTCCCGTAGTCGGGGCCGGACATggcggcgcggcccggcccgcgggAAGATGAATAAgggctggctggagctggagagcGATCCCGGTGAGCGGGGGCGCGTCACCGCGCagcgggcagggctgggggcggGCCGAGGAACAGCTCGTAAGCGGCAAAGGGGCTCTGAGGGACACACGGGCAGCGAGGCCTGGGCTTGGGGGGACGTGGGGGACAAGTCAGGGAGGCTGCAAGGGGCAGGCTGGGGGTGTCTGGCGGACGAGTGGAGTTTTAGGGAGTGGGATTTGTGGTGCATaggtggggttttgggggtgggctggggatgggaggTGAGTTGGAAaagttttgggggggggggctgcGGGTATGGGATATGCAGGTGaagttttggggatttggggctgtgGGTGCATAGGTGAAGTTATAGTGGTGTCGGTGTACAAGTGGAGTTTTGAGGGGGTGAGGTGTGGGGTGCAGGCCTAGAGTAGAAgggtgctggagggcaggaaaggTGCTGAAGAGGCCGGCATGAAGAAACTGGGAGCAGGACGGTCACAGGTGTCCCCTTCCCGCTGCCTTGAAGGTAGATTCTGTGGCGGAGTCCCGCAGTTGTTTCATGGGTTGGGATTTCAGGGCCAAAGCTGGTGTTGGCTGAGGCATTGTCTGAAATGTTGTTTTAACCCTCTG harbors:
- the SEMA3G gene encoding semaphorin-3G, with product MRAAVAVSLSLCWLWAAGHSLPRLRLSYRELLGTNRSILFFGHRGFLGFRSLYLDEYRDRIFIGGKDVLYSLLLDGASADVKEIYWPPRPGQTEECFQKGKDPGTDCANYIRVLHPYNRTHLLACGTGAFHPMCTFVYVGHRGEHTFSLDPANVETGRGRCPHEPSRAFASTVIGGELYAGLTADFLGRDAGVFRSMGTRSALRTEVDQSLLNDPKFVAAHLIPDNDDWDNDKAYFFFTEKVVEADSKEHAVVSRVGRVCVNDAGGQRVLVNKWSTFNKARLVCSVPGPGGIDTYFDELEDVFLLRTKDGKSPEIYALFSTVSHVFQGSAVCVYRMADIREVFNGPFAHRESPHHQWGAYEGRVPYPRPGVCPSKTTNQPRQQYSSTKDFPDEVLHFARAHPLMYKSVYPRHRRPLLVKTDLPHRLRQLAVDRVEAEDGQHDILFLGTDAGSVLKVVVMQKTSSAMTEEVILEELQVFKVPVPITQMEISVKRQTLYVGSSLAMAQVRLHQCESYGTACAECCLARDPYCAWDGTACTHYQPSGKRRHRRQNARHSNPAHQCLDQNLTVDDFESVEEKVLYGAEDNSTFLECVPRSPQASVQWFVQRPPDEQRDEVKTDERILQTEHGLLFRKLHQHDAGIYYCKTLEHGFTQTVAKITLEVIASEQLAHTFLRGRGDELPHLLCPKSRLVPQAPKTWFKDIMHLISSQNPRQVEEYCARLWCSSRPHHRKSKLAQAKLVLAGVDVAKKGRTGKAHSERNRVPRQAPAT